One Fastidiosipila sp. genomic window carries:
- a CDS encoding ATP-binding cassette domain-containing protein, whose translation MKDQQVSPIIRADGFCFTYPGEKNEALKELSFEVPAGAFLLVAGPGGSGKTTLLRALKEELKPAGIYQGSVEVDGETGFVMQDPSNQIVMDRVWHELAFGLENLGLAPAAIERRIAETAHFFGIEHWIDRPVNELSGGEMQILNLASTLIMNPDILILDEPTARLDPVSVAHFLDLLDRIHRETGRTLVMSEHRMTDVLSMVDRVLFLDGGRIAFNGKPGSFAGYLLDRDLPFRAALPAATKAVRRLEEETGQSAAGPPSLDVPAARRRLRQLAPLTNPPEAVPEARQSREVILEAKELFFRYQAGLPEVLKGASLVIEEASIHAVIGGNGSGKSTLLHLLSGLLDPVSGKVKKRSGIRTGLLTQHTQALFSADALFEELMELSELGGYGREEVLGIMERFGLEGLADRHPYDLSGGEIQKAALAKLLLLSPDLLLLDEPVKGMDSASKEQFSDCLRTLASEGKTVVLVTHDLNFSAETADTCSLLFDGRIVATEAARPFFRGNTFYTTDYARVTEGIIPDIITAADLQKIRKAGHED comes from the coding sequence ATGAAAGATCAGCAGGTCAGCCCCATCATCCGCGCTGATGGTTTCTGCTTCACTTACCCGGGCGAGAAGAATGAGGCACTCAAGGAGCTGTCTTTTGAAGTGCCGGCCGGGGCCTTTCTCCTGGTCGCCGGGCCGGGCGGAAGCGGAAAAACTACTCTGCTCCGGGCCTTGAAAGAAGAATTGAAGCCTGCCGGTATCTATCAGGGAAGTGTGGAGGTGGACGGGGAGACGGGTTTCGTCATGCAGGACCCTTCCAACCAGATCGTCATGGACCGGGTCTGGCATGAGCTGGCTTTTGGCCTTGAAAACCTGGGCCTGGCCCCCGCCGCCATTGAGCGGCGAATCGCTGAGACAGCGCATTTTTTCGGCATCGAACACTGGATTGACCGGCCCGTGAATGAATTGTCCGGCGGAGAGATGCAAATCCTTAATCTGGCCTCGACCCTGATCATGAACCCTGACATCCTGATTCTTGACGAACCGACAGCCAGGCTGGATCCGGTCTCCGTTGCCCATTTCCTTGACCTGCTGGATCGTATTCATCGAGAGACGGGGAGGACCCTGGTCATGTCGGAGCACCGGATGACGGATGTCCTGTCCATGGTCGACCGGGTCCTTTTCCTGGACGGCGGCCGAATCGCCTTTAACGGAAAACCAGGCAGCTTTGCCGGCTATCTCCTTGACCGCGATCTTCCCTTCAGGGCAGCTCTTCCCGCCGCAACCAAGGCGGTCAGGAGGCTGGAGGAAGAAACCGGCCAGTCAGCTGCCGGCCCTCCTTCGCTTGATGTGCCTGCAGCCAGGCGGAGGCTGCGCCAGCTTGCGCCCCTGACCAACCCGCCAGAGGCGGTGCCGGAGGCAAGACAGTCCAGGGAAGTGATCCTGGAGGCCAAAGAATTGTTTTTCCGTTACCAGGCCGGCCTGCCCGAGGTGCTGAAGGGAGCTTCCCTGGTCATTGAGGAAGCGTCCATCCACGCTGTCATCGGTGGGAACGGCAGCGGAAAAAGCACCCTGCTTCACTTGCTGAGCGGCCTGCTGGATCCTGTCAGCGGGAAGGTCAAAAAAAGATCAGGGATCCGGACCGGACTTCTGACCCAGCATACCCAGGCACTTTTCTCCGCCGATGCCCTTTTCGAAGAACTGATGGAACTGTCCGAACTGGGCGGTTATGGCAGGGAAGAAGTCCTCGGAATCATGGAGCGATTCGGTCTGGAGGGCTTGGCGGACCGCCATCCCTACGATCTAAGCGGTGGCGAGATCCAGAAAGCTGCCCTGGCCAAGCTCCTGCTCTTGTCGCCCGACCTTCTGCTCCTGGATGAACCGGTCAAGGGCATGGACAGCGCCAGCAAGGAGCAATTCAGCGACTGCCTGCGCACGCTGGCCTCCGAGGGAAAGACGGTGGTCCTGGTCACCCACGACCTCAATTTCAGCGCTGAAACAGCGGACACCTGCTCACTCCTTTTTGATGGCCGCATTGTGGCAACCGAAGCGGCCAGGCCCTTCTTCAGGGGCAATACCTTTTACACAACCGATTACGCACGCGTTACGGAAGGGATCATTCCGGACATCATCACCGCGGCAGATCTCCAAAAGATCCGAAAGGCCGGCCATGAGGACTGA